A stretch of Procambarus clarkii isolate CNS0578487 chromosome 80, FALCON_Pclarkii_2.0, whole genome shotgun sequence DNA encodes these proteins:
- the LOC138357814 gene encoding uncharacterized protein, whose product MWMFADEAKLMRRVVKDEDCRILQEDLNRLQRWSEKWLMEFNMRKCKVIEMRLRNRRPKGQYKMKGNFLHVTIRESDLGMDVTPNQTPEAHMNRISTAAYSTLAKVRTSFKNLSKEALRVLYTAYLRPVLAYATPSLSPPPKETHKETSKGPDVCDEARPRVTRDEI is encoded by the coding sequence ATGTGGATGTTCGCAGATgaagcaaaattaatgagaagagttgtgaaagatgaggattgtaggatcctccaagaggatttgaacaggttgcagagatggtcagagaaatggttaaTGGAGTTCAACATGAGGAAATGTAAAGTTATAGAAATGAGATTAAgaaataggagaccaaagggacagtacaaaaTGAAGGGAAACTTTCTacatgtgacgattcgagaaagcgaCCTGGgaatggacgtaacacctaatcaaactcctgaggcacatatgaataggatatcgacagcagcgtactctacactggcaaaagttagaacatcattcaaaaacctaagtaaggaggcattaagggtgctttacactgcctacttgAGACCAGTCTTAGCGTATGCCACGCCATCATTGAGTCCaccacctaaagaaacacataaggaaactagtaAAGGTCCAgatgtttgcgacgaggctcgtcccagagttacgagagatGAGATATGA